In Lates calcarifer isolate ASB-BC8 linkage group LG21, TLL_Latcal_v3, whole genome shotgun sequence, the sequence GGAACAAAATCAATAGATAAAAACTGCTGTGTGATTTTCATTATTCTCTCCAATAATAACGTATAGTTCTATTAAATCAAAGGCGGTTTGCAGGTTTGGTCACCTTTCTCTTCCATTTCAGTGCTTAAATACTCTAATGTCTCGGTCACATTACACCTAAAAGGGCCTTCTTTATAGGTACTTAAAGAccctaccacacacacacacacacactacatgtTCCCATGGGGTTTGGGCCGGCCAATATAGAGTTTAGCCCTTTGGTTCGCTTTGTGTTTCACATTTGGTGTTTCTATAGCAACAGTGGTTTCAGAGAGGGACAAGTGGACCCCCCTCTCCATTTAGAAGACCATTAACATACCCCGCCCCCATTTTGTGTTTAGTGGGGGTGtccgaaacacacacacacacacacacacccaacagAGAGAGCTGTGCTTAGCTGTGATTTAATGGGGAAAGTGAAAACTCAGGGATTAGTAACAGGACTTGAGACGGGGTTTCAGATAACTATTTTTATAAAACTTTGAATTAGAGAACACAGTCAAAACCATAAAGTTTTAATACAGGTGTAATAAAGAATGTAAAGGAGCATCAGGCAAATTAAATGTTTCCATTGCCTGAGAAGTGGCTCTGTCCCACAGGACAGTTGAGTGAAGGATGGGAGAAGTTTTCAGCCTAAAGAAAGTGTTCTAAACTCCCCTTTTACACTGGCTGTGTACAGAACAGGAACTCCATTAAATAAAAGGTATTTATGTCCAGAAATGATGAAGAATGATCATTTCAGAACTTCAAGACaacaaagtttttgttgttttttctgctttggATCAATCAGTCAAGTTCTTTTAAAGATCCTCCTCATCAGTCTGAGTAAAGTGCTGTCCCAGGACGGCCTTGGAGGCTCTCTCCCATAGGCTGTCCTCCTTCCACAGGCCCTTCCCCTTCCTCTCGGCTTTGGCCTCTGCCCTGTGCAGCCGTTTGTGGAGACGCCAGCAGAGGCGAGAGTCAGGCTGGACTCCTGCGATGGGCGCAGTGCGAGCCAGGCCGAGCATGAGGACCTCTTCGTTCATACAGCAGCTCCACATCGACCCCTGctggacaggagagaaaagacaaggaAATAATTTCAGACACTGACTATGTTATTAATAATTGCCCTCCTCCGTCTAAGTCACTGGATTCCTCACCCTGCTTGAAGACACCAAACAGTGTAACATGTCGTCCTCGCGGCTGATTAGTTTTAGCCAGACTGTTTGGGAAGGAGTCAGGGTCTTCTGCAGCCATACCCTCCCCTCTGGTGTCAGCTCCACTCCTGCAAGATGCACTAGCAATGGAGACGTGGACACACCTGAGGAGGACGTAAAGGGGCCATTTACGACATAGGCATAGGTTATAACTGATCTGTGGAGTTTCATGTATGGTCAGGGTGGTCTTATATGCACACACTGTAGAATACTAATCATGATTATGGCTGGGTATTTGTTTTAAGCCTTTAATTTTTAGTGCCACTATGATACTTGAATTTGAGcaagaatataaaaatactccatttTTTGTTACCCTTCTTTGAGAAACATAATCATCATTGTGATTTATACAAGTTCACTGAATGGACTTCACTAAAAATACCTTTTTACCTTGAAAGTCGTCCTTGGTGAACTTCCTATTTTACCTCGACCTTTCTCCTATTTCTATCAGCAACCAGACTTAATCATGTAGATGCATAATATTCAGTGCACCTAGAATCTGCTCAGAACttgataataattattattttcatgatgaatCTGCTGCCTTTATATCAGGTATGAGGAAATATAACTGTTTTAAATGGTTTGAAATACTCctgttttgttgtgatatgtGTTCTTATTTTATGTTGCCATTTTGGCCCGGCTGCTCTTGTAGAAGAGATAATATATCTCACAGGAAACTTCCTGgttaaatgaaaaagagagtgaaacaTGCAGGTGTACAAAAGCTTAAACCGACTAAAataggctaaaaaaaaaacagggaggtTTTTCGCTTTAAATCAGGAATTAAAGTAAGTACAGTGAAGAAAATTACAAATCTGACCAGAAATTTGATGCCAGCTTTCAATCCATGACAGTTTTTGGTACTTTCAGTCAGAACCAAGAGTTTTTAGGTGTGAAGGTTTGGAATTATGATTGCATGAGAATATAATTCGTAAATAGCAAATTCTGACCAAGAACACCTGTGGAAAATTAATAAATCGTCTTTGTGTAACAGCCACAGTCCCAAATAATGTGTATAACCAGCTCTGAAAGGTGGTAGGTTAGGTGGGACAAAGGCAATATTTGAAATTGCCATATGACACCGGTCTGTTCGTGTGAGTCCTTTACACTGAAGTTGCTGATGAAGTATTCTATATAAAGCATAAGCCTCTTGATTTTATTGCTCAGTGAGCACTATGATTCGATACAACTACTAACAAGCTTAcctgtcactctctctcatgacaagatgataaaatgaatctgattttacagactaaaaatgtcacagtgacatttttggtgTAACGAGATGAAAAGCTGCGCCTGTAGCAAATTATTACGCTGGTGAACTGATGAGAGAAGCAGGAGGTGGGATGGGAGTTTTGGCACGGActcatacattttcatttttcagttattCTTGTGAAGGACAGACTCCAGTCAATAGACAGAACCTGTCAAAGTTACCATACAGGCAGGTCATGAAGCACTGGTTCTGAATTGTATATATGTCTACATGCCTCTATGATTTCACCCCACTTTACCCTTGTGCTTTGACAGTAAAGGCGAGAGGACCGGCAGATAAATGGGGACGTGCTCCACTTCAAGCCCTCTCTCTGTGACGGACCGAACTTTCCCACGAAGGCTGACATTCCTCTCAATGAAACGAGCAGGGATCTCAGACGCAGCTTGAAATTTGGTGATCTGAAGAGGTGGGACGAGACAACTTGAGTGTCAATGTTTAATGACTcgtgggttaaaaaaaaatcttaactgCATTTCACCAACATCCTGCAAGTGTGGTATTACAAACTTTTTTGACTGGGAAATAACTGGGTCAATGGAAGGAGTCTTTTGGTCTTACTCAAGCTGAAATCTATAGTTTCCACTTTACTGAGAAGTATTAGTGTCAAGGTTTAGCCTGAAATAAAGTGGTGTAGCTATTATTTTATTAAGGAATGGGTGCATTAAATGCTAAATGTGCATCTTGTTGGATTTAGCTGAGTCTGTAATTTTATCCAAAAGTGTGTGGCTTTCTCTCTTACCAGTCTGATACTCCTTGCTATTACGAGAACGCCAGCAATCGCCAGCCCAGTGCTTATGTTCtgtgagagagacaagagagcaGTGAAGGGTGTCAGGATGACAGTGATATCATCCACTTAGCTGGACATGCGCTGGACACTGAAAATGAGAAAGACTAAAAAGACGACAGTGACACACTGGGTGTCAGAATCCACTGGAGACAACTTCTGATGTCTGATCTAGTCACTGTGATGAATAATTTGTCCGGAATGCTTCTTAATGAGTCATATTTAAGAGTTACCCTTTCACACCAATAAACAGGCTACCAATGACTGAGTATACAGGTTTCTCAGGTGCAGTATGTCCATGTAAGTGACCATATTGCACGTTCATGCTCATGCATCACCAGTCTACTGCAGCCCACCGCTCGCACACAAAGGAGGTTCCTACCCGCACGAGGGTTAAATTGTCGTCTGCGAACTGCGATATTACAGACACGACGTTGCGAGACGACTggcttcctccttctctttgttgTCTGCCACTGACTCCTGCCACAGTTTCTGTTTCTCGGGAAGTCTCCGGCATGTTGTTGACATTTTCTCGACACATTCCGGCGCCCCGCCTTTCTGGGAGGGACGCACGAGAGGATTTGCTTGTGCGAAGTCTCCGCCCTGTGGTTCGGTGTGGATATGACAGGATGGCGTTTAGGTGCGCGTGGATGCATTAAGTTGATATATGTTGTTATAAACCGCTCCAACATGACGGTAATTTTGCGCTTTTGTGTCACGAATGTAATGGATCTTTAAGCGCTGTGAAATAGTGGAGGACAAAAGTTGCTCATGCACATTGCAGCTGAGATTCACATTAGCCTAATAAATACCGCTGGGAACAGTGACGTACCCATCTTTGTCTGCGCAACTTGACCTAGATAACTTCATATCAGCAGTGTAATTAAATGCACAAAGAAAAAGGCTCAATCAGACAATAGAAGTGCCCTCTTATTGATATTCACATCTctaataattcattttctgtgcaATAAATTACACGTGTTTTGCCCCTTgttaataaacaacatttctcACTTTCTTGGACGGGTCACATGCAGCAGATGTTGCACAGTGAAACATGTTTAGTAACAGACATCACTGAGGAGTGACCACTGACTGTATGACAGATGCACCGGAGCTTTCATCTTGTAAACTGTGAAGTCATGGAGCTACTTGAAGCCGGATGACGCCCCCATTACCACAAATTGGCCAATGGGAGGTGAGAGGCAGAGTTGTCCTCCTGGCCGCCATTAAAGAATTCAATCCATGAACTGAAATAATGGAAATCTGCAGGACCCATGGATCAGGCAGAGGAGAGTAGCCGATGAGTAGACTCGCTTATTTGGCATTTCGTCCGTTTTAAGAGTAGTTTTACTATGACGGAGCACTGTGGTGGTTTTGGTGAAAAGGAGGGCGGTGTAGCTAATTGTTTTATGTAGCTAACAGGCTAGCGTTGGAGCTCTGGTATGTTAGCTTGTGTGCTAGCAGGCTAGGAGAGATCAGGGGGAGGGGAGAGTTCCTTTGCTTTGAAATTGTTTCAGATCAGCTAGCTggcattagcattagcactaGCACACCAGGGACTAAGCTTTTGGGGTGAAGTTTTTAGTTTTCAAGCTCGTATTTTTATTGCGCATCTAACTTTTCTGATGTTTGAGTTAACGTTAGTCTGTCCAGGTCATGTAAGCGTTCACTGTTTGATGTTAGGGTGATGTAGCAGCAAGGTTGCGGCTAACCCAGATCAGACAATACATTTCAAATAGGATTGATGAATCCAGTAGCTAGAAGCTTACAGTTGACGCTATCAGGCTGTCTGTCTAACGGTAGCTTAGCCTCTAGGCTAGCGGTAGCTAGCGCCGGTTAGAAGTTGTCTGCTTTACTAGCAGTAGCTAGGTGTAGCTAGCAAGTTGGTCAGCGCTGTAACGGGATAACCACAACTGAACATCGCTTCGCCAGCGAGTTTACTAGATCAGATATTGCCCCCGATGGTGATTGAAACAATGGACTTCAACGTTTCAACCACGCAGTGAAAGGATGAGTTCGTGCTTTGTACCAAACGGGGCCAGTTTGGAGGACTGCCACTCCAACCTCTTCTGCCTGGTGAGacactctctgctctctgcgctagctagcgttagctcTGATACTGAGAGGCCAGAAAGCCATTTTGGCTAATCAGGCAACAAGCTTTGTAACGTCAGTTGCAGATTGGCGTGAAGGCATCGGGCCTGCAACTTGCACGATCGTGATCCAGCCAACTTTCACAACAGAGACTGCACATACTGCATAGTATCTGTATTGTATTGTTGCACATGAATATGTCATGATCGTGTGTTCACAGTGCAGTTGTTGCAAAAATATTCACCTATAGTACTAATGTTAGTTACATGATGGTAACAGGTCAGGCCAACAGGCGAGTTATTTAAAACCCTAAACATAGTTTATTTTCCCTTGATTAATGTGACAGTGCAGTATGAAATAATCTACATAATGGAACTTAAGTCACACAGATACTGTCATAAATTAGACCAACTAATCAGATTTACACTGACTTGCAGTGGTTAGTCATAAGTTGTTAATAAGTGCTGAGTAAATTACTGCATGACAGTTGTTTCTAGATATGATTGCTGTGTCACACGTATAAAGCATTGCAGAACTTTCCAAGATGTCAGTAAGCCTCAGTTTAACTTTTTTCACTGGAGGTGATTTGAGTGTGTAAGAGGAAAACCAGTCTTCACCTTCcctcttactgtgtgtgtgtatgtacgggaagaaacacacattcattcagttGTGCAGTCAACAACAGATGATTGGCTAAATGCTGTATGGCCCTGCTGTGTGCTCATTCTTgtattgtttttctccttccctttAGGCTGATTTGACTGGAATAAAATGGAGGCGTTTTGTGTGGCAAGGACCCACCTCTTCGCCCATCCTTTTCCCTGTGACTGAGGAGGACCCTATCCTGTGTAGTTTCAGCCGATGCCTGGCGGCAGATGTGCTGAGTGTGTGGAGAAGGCACCACACCCCAGGTCGCAGAGAGCTCTGGCTTTTCTGGTGGGGGGATGACCCCAGTTTCGCCGAGCTTATCCACAATGAGCTCTCAAGTGAGTGATTGCGACATCCCCGTGTTTTCTGAACACCCAAAATGGGGATTTATGATTCTCACTATATCAGAATTGATTTACACTAAAATATGTCACTCACCAGGGTAAATAGCAACCATACTTGTACGACTACTTtatatgataaataaatgtaatgtcaAAATAATCTGAGTAGTTAGTTCAGCACCTCGGAATTGGCACACCCATTgtagatgttaaaaaaaacactaattgGAGAGTGTAATGATTTCTGAAGCTGTTAGGCTGACACAAAATTAATTTGTGTAAATGCTGCAAATTTTTTACACATGGTCAGTGTTTGGTGACAATGCTGTTCAAAGCTCTGGGGCTCAGGTGTGTATGGTAGCATTAAAACAAGCTGCTGTGCATCAGAGTCACCTGACACAGTCTTGATCTTTGGATGAAGGGTTCATCCCAGTTTGTTTATATTCATgtctgctgaaaaaaaaaaaaattcccctGGGGGTGCTGTCACACCAACCAGGTATTGTCTCCAGTCTCAAGGAGGGTCAAGTGTTACTCTaagacaacagagacaacacatAAATCTCTTTTCAAATGCAGACAGAGTGGGAAGGTTTCATTTGGAGTTTGAAACTTACATTTAGTCATTGTGAAGTATGGCTCTTGAGAAAACACTGTTGACCAGATTTTATCTGTAGAACACATTTAGAACTTTTCACtataatgtttcattttgtatAATTAAAGTGagtcattttctgtcacaaaCTCAAGGgcttaaatattttattttgtaatatgtaatatttcATGACAACCAAAGTAAGATGCATGTTGAAATCAAACGTTTTTCATCTATTCAAATGGGTCACTAAACTATTAGTATTTCTGTAGTCGGTTGTTTTCAGTCAAACAAAATCTCCTTGTATGTGTCAAACCCATGTAGCACACAGCAGGTTACATTTAACATGAGGCAGATTTCTTTGTCAGGAAGAGGAGAGGCTTATTTGTTAAAAGCAAACTGCTCAATCTACCTGCCTTGTTTCAGGTGAGGAGGATGGCGAGTGGGAGAGTGGCCTGTCCTACGAGTGTCGAACACTCCTGTTCAAAGCCATCCACAACCTGCTGGAGCGGTGTCTCATGAACCGCGGCTTTGTTCGCATCGGCAAGTGGTTTGTTAAGCCGTAccagaaggaggagaagaccATTAATAAAAGGTAAGTCTCTGCTTCCTAATTGCAGACTGCAAAGTTATATGATGTGCCATAAATTCTTTGAAGCCAGCAGTGGACTGATGGTCAGGGCACAAGTTACAGCTGGGGTACGTTCTGTTCAGACCAGCGAAATTTGCCTGTACCTCTACCTGTTGCATCAGTGTAACAATATGGTCAAGCTGGACTCGCCCATATGTTGCATCGATTTCCTctttttaaccaaaaaaaacctcttctctctcactcactgaaGTTAATCTTGACTCAGTCTAAGTTTGCCACTGTAAACCTGCCGTTAGTGAATCTCAACACGTCCTGCTGATTTTTCCCAATAAAAAGGCGGAGACGTGCTCAGTGGCTTGCTGACATTATTTAGTGGAGCTCAGAAATCAGAGAATTTATTCAGAAGGCAGAAAAGAGTATGGATCAGCTAAAAAAGTGGCAGCAGTGTTGTCTGCCATCAGCTTGCAGACAACAGGAGCGAGGGTCCTCTCCACCTACATCATAGAGGTCTGGCACACATGCACTTTGAGGCAATTTCTTTGTAACAAAAAAGAAGCAATTGCAGAGCATATACTTGGCAGCAGAACAAGATGTCATGAGCTGTACTTGTTGTGCTGAAGGGGCTGAACGTTAGTCAGTATTTGATGTTAGAGTACTGGTCAAGATTTGCAGCATGTGGGGGCTGGCTGTTACAGATGTCTTTATGTTTAAAGAGTTGAATTTACTGTGACATTGGCTGGGAGCAGTGTTTGAAGCATGCATGCAGCACTTCACGCAGACCCATCAAACAGACCTTGTTGAAGACATGTTAAGGACAGatgactctgtgtgttgtgttatatGTGTACTGCAGTGGGGAAAGCATCATCGGGCAGATGCCCTCATTGTTATGAAAGTTATGCTTTAAAGGTCTCACAGCAGTTCCTGGCCTCTGACAGCCTTTAATCGTTAAAATTCCCATTTGGGATTCAACTGGAGAAATGGTGCTCGCAGCTGTATTGTTTCAACCATGTTGTTATAAGCTGATAGCTGTTTCTGGGAGTAAGACATCATCATCTTTGCTTGAACAGTGTAATCATGGCTCTAGACTGTTCACTGCGGTACAGCATGTGCTGCTCTGCTTTAACTACTCTAAAGGTTTAAAGCACGGTAGGTAGGCAGAGGTCAGTTTTAACTTCTAAAGCACGTACAGCTTGATCCATGTTGCTTTGAGTCACCAAGATCCTGCAGTTCTCAGAAAATTTTGATTCCCGGAATGAAATCATGTGATAGAGTACAACAGGATTATTACAATTCTCTAATTACATCATCGgcatgacacattttttggTTTCACATGTGGAAATGTGTAGGAGAACAGTCATGTAGCATGTTGCACAATTTCAGCTGAGTCTTTTCTAAGGTAATAGAGCAACATTTCCAGGGTAATGTTTAATGTCCACACCTCTACTTTTCCCAGCTGCAGGGTAAAACtggtctgtgttgttgttgttattgtacaAGTGCAAGCTTGAGGTGAACCAACAGCAGCACATAAATATCTGTCTGGTCCAGAGTGGGGCTCTGCACCACTGTGTTTTCTTACTTACCTTGTATATAAGGCCGGTGACATAAATTTAGCCCCCTGTGCTCTCGAATGAAGGGGCTGGGGAACCCTGGAGTTCCCTGACAAGCTAATTTGAGTCTCTGCTTTTTTGGCCGTGTTGGTCTAAGCTAACTTGTGTTTGATGCACGGCCCTTTGGCACAGTTCCCTCTGGCAGCTTTGTCAGTGGTTccagagagttttttttttttaaacggcTATATAAAAGAGTTGTTGCATGGAACAGGAGGAGATTTCCTGCTCACTGGTGTTTTAGCTTCTGTTTTTACATAAAGATGcctacaagtgtgtgtgttgaggcaGCACCTCGAACAGAAGAGTCTGGCAGTCTCGCTGTCGCCTGCCCTCTCTGGCTGGTAAACAGGGCAGTCTTTGGAAAATGCTGAGTGTGCACTGTGGTTT encodes:
- the c18h3orf33 gene encoding protein C3orf33 homolog isoform X2, with product MCRENVNNMPETSRETETVAGVSGRQQREGGSQSSRNVVSVISQFADDNLTLVRNISTGLAIAGVLVIARSIRLITKFQAASEIPARFIERNVSLRGKVRSVTERGLEVEHVPIYLPVLSPLLSKHKGVSTSPLLVHLAGVELTPEGRVWLQKTLTPSQTVWLKLISREDDMLHCLVSSSRGSMWSCCMNEEVLMLGLARTAPIAGVQPDSRLCWRLHKRLHRAEAKAERKGKGLWKEDSLWERASKAVLGQHFTQTDEEDL
- the c18h3orf33 gene encoding protein C3orf33 homolog isoform X1, encoding MCRENVNNMPETSRETETVAGVSGRQQREGGSQSSRNVVSVISQFADDNLTLVRNISTGLAIAGVLVIARSIRLITKFQAASEIPARFIERNVSLRGKVRSVTERGLEVEHVPIYLPVLSPLLSKHKGVSTSPLLVHLAGVELTPEGRVWLQKTLTPSQTVWLKLISREDDMLHCLVSSSRQGSMWSCCMNEEVLMLGLARTAPIAGVQPDSRLCWRLHKRLHRAEAKAERKGKGLWKEDSLWERASKAVLGQHFTQTDEEDL